One genomic segment of Paenibacillus xylanexedens includes these proteins:
- a CDS encoding SPFH domain-containing protein — MGFFRNQFSNVVEWEEFRDDMIFWKWSNREIKKGSKLIIRSGQDAIFLNNGKVEGIFEDEGSFNIDSEIIPFLSTLKGFKFGFNSGMRVEVLFVNTKEFTVRWGTQSPVLIPTPQLPGGMPIRANGTFNFRVSDYVTLIDKIAGIKQSYLVEDVKIRITSVLDQLLMKWISREGKDMFNLQANASDIAKGIQEDLDMQMMDIGIGITGFQVMSFNYPKEIQDMITKTASHEMIGNLQKYQQVSMTDGISSGKVQGGGAASDMAGMMMGMNMANEMMKNMNQNQGQNQNNNAGSSQNQNADQKPAGNSNGDSGNSPSTEGNKKPNFCPNCGAKNEGANFCPNCGQKLG, encoded by the coding sequence ATGGGATTTTTCAGAAATCAATTTTCGAATGTGGTGGAATGGGAAGAGTTCAGAGATGACATGATATTTTGGAAGTGGAGCAACCGGGAGATCAAGAAGGGGAGTAAACTCATCATCCGCTCCGGTCAGGACGCCATTTTCCTGAATAACGGTAAAGTGGAAGGGATTTTCGAGGACGAAGGATCGTTTAATATTGATTCCGAGATCATTCCGTTCCTTTCTACCTTAAAAGGGTTCAAATTCGGATTCAACAGCGGCATGCGGGTCGAAGTATTGTTTGTAAATACCAAAGAGTTCACCGTGCGCTGGGGCACGCAAAGCCCGGTATTGATTCCGACTCCACAACTCCCGGGCGGGATGCCGATTCGGGCCAACGGAACATTTAATTTCAGAGTAAGTGACTATGTGACCCTGATTGATAAGATTGCAGGCATCAAACAGAGTTATCTGGTCGAGGATGTCAAGATCCGAATCACTTCAGTGCTGGATCAGCTTCTAATGAAGTGGATTAGCCGTGAAGGGAAGGATATGTTCAACCTGCAGGCCAATGCATCGGATATTGCCAAGGGGATTCAGGAAGATCTGGATATGCAGATGATGGACATCGGAATTGGGATTACCGGTTTCCAGGTGATGAGCTTCAATTATCCAAAAGAGATTCAGGATATGATTACAAAGACCGCTTCGCATGAGATGATTGGTAATCTGCAAAAGTATCAGCAGGTCAGCATGACAGACGGCATCTCATCCGGTAAAGTACAGGGCGGCGGCGCAGCTTCGGATATGGCGGGTATGATGATGGGTATGAATATGGCCAATGAAATGATGAAAAACATGAACCAGAACCAAGGCCAGAATCAGAACAACAATGCGGGTTCGTCTCAGAATCAGAATGCTGACCAGAAGCCAGCGGGCAATAGCAACGGTGATTCAGGTAACTCTCCATCTACAGAAGGCAACAAGAAGCCAAACTTCTGCCCGAACTGTGGAGCCAAAAATGAAGGAGCCAACTTCTGTCCGAACTGTGGTCAAAAACTGGGCTAA
- a CDS encoding DUF896 domain-containing protein gives MIPTLTRINELSRKAKEGGLTEMEKEEQVRLRQEYLQTFRGSVNDILLNATIYDPNGDDVTPDKLKQEQANQNKN, from the coding sequence ATGATCCCAACATTGACCAGAATAAATGAACTTTCTAGAAAAGCCAAAGAGGGCGGATTGACGGAGATGGAGAAAGAGGAACAGGTTCGTCTTCGCCAGGAATATCTGCAAACTTTTCGTGGTTCGGTCAACGACATTCTGCTGAATGCAACCATCTATGATCCAAACGGCGATGACGTGACTCCTGATAAATTGAAACAAGAACAGGCCAATCAAAATAAAAACTAG
- a CDS encoding 2-keto-3-deoxygluconate permease, translating into MNIKATLDRIPGGMMVVPLLLGATINTFFPNALRIGGFTEALFVNSSSTLIALFLLIAGTQITFKTAGSSVGKGVTLLVVKWAIGAALGLVAILFADSSGLFLGLAPLAIIAAMTNSNGGLYIALAGQYGKEDDKAAYPFLALSDGPFLTMVALSIFGAMGFANGMFSPMAFVAVLLPLIVGVIIGNLDRNLAEWLHKGSDKLVPFFAFALGMNISFSSIIQGGLSGILLGVLTVLLTGGIGFLLFKAIGWNPIVGASEGSTAGNAVGTPAAIVAANASFGPIAEIATVQIAASVVTTAILLPIFIGFLSKRLEKSGGVEKYNQRPTT; encoded by the coding sequence ATGAACATTAAAGCAACTTTAGATCGCATCCCTGGCGGTATGATGGTCGTTCCTCTGTTACTCGGTGCAACCATTAATACATTCTTCCCAAATGCCTTGCGCATTGGCGGATTCACGGAAGCTCTCTTCGTTAACAGTTCCAGTACATTGATTGCACTGTTCCTGTTAATTGCCGGTACACAGATTACATTCAAAACAGCTGGTTCGTCCGTCGGTAAGGGTGTTACCTTGCTTGTCGTCAAGTGGGCAATCGGTGCAGCACTTGGTCTCGTTGCCATTTTGTTTGCCGACTCAAGCGGGTTATTCCTGGGTCTGGCCCCACTTGCCATTATCGCTGCGATGACCAACTCTAACGGTGGTCTTTACATCGCACTCGCTGGTCAATACGGTAAAGAAGATGACAAAGCAGCCTATCCATTCCTCGCGCTCAGCGATGGTCCATTCCTAACCATGGTAGCGCTCTCCATCTTTGGTGCGATGGGTTTTGCAAACGGTATGTTTTCCCCTATGGCCTTTGTTGCGGTATTGCTTCCACTCATCGTTGGTGTCATTATTGGTAATCTGGACCGCAATCTGGCGGAATGGCTGCATAAAGGCAGTGACAAACTTGTTCCGTTCTTTGCATTTGCTCTGGGTATGAACATTAGCTTCTCCTCCATCATTCAAGGTGGTCTTAGCGGAATTTTACTGGGTGTGTTAACCGTGTTATTAACGGGCGGAATCGGTTTCCTGCTCTTTAAAGCCATCGGCTGGAACCCCATCGTGGGTGCTTCCGAAGGTTCAACAGCCGGGAATGCCGTAGGTACACCTGCTGCCATCGTGGCTGCTAATGCTTCATTTGGCCCAATTGCCGAGATTGCTACGGTGCAAATTGCAGCGAGCGTTGTAACAACAGCCATCCTGTTGCCGATCTTCATCGGGTTCCTCTCCAAACGACTGGAGAAATCAGGTGGAGTCGAGAAATACAATCAACGACCAACCACATAA
- a CDS encoding TPM domain-containing protein translates to MRKRTPLAVMATLILLMITLVAPLFPMSSASAAESKNLIYDEANLLSEQEISELNLLANQYGAERQTDFVILTTNNVENQDVILLTEDFYDKQELGYDKKLGNAVILTMDMNNREVYLAGFYKAKEYLSDQRLDSIRNRITSELSSGDYKLAFEKYIELSYKYMGYEPGVNPNNILFNGWFQLGVSVVLGSIVVGIMTYRSGGRVTVNRATYEDSSNSSVIDRQDRYIRTTVTKRKIEKNNNNGGGGGGGGTSRGGHSHSGSRGSF, encoded by the coding sequence ATGAGGAAAAGAACCCCTCTGGCCGTGATGGCTACGCTCATTTTACTTATGATAACCCTTGTCGCTCCGTTGTTTCCCATGTCATCGGCATCCGCAGCGGAGAGCAAAAATCTCATCTACGATGAGGCCAACTTGCTGAGTGAGCAGGAGATAAGTGAACTGAATCTACTTGCGAATCAGTATGGCGCGGAACGGCAGACGGACTTTGTTATTTTGACAACAAATAATGTTGAGAATCAGGATGTTATACTCTTAACTGAAGATTTTTATGATAAGCAGGAGCTAGGGTACGACAAAAAACTTGGCAATGCTGTCATATTAACGATGGATATGAATAATCGCGAAGTGTATCTGGCTGGATTTTATAAGGCAAAAGAATATTTGAGTGATCAGCGACTAGATTCTATCCGTAACCGGATTACCTCTGAATTGTCCAGTGGGGATTATAAACTCGCATTTGAGAAATATATTGAGCTCTCTTACAAATATATGGGGTATGAACCCGGTGTGAATCCAAACAACATTTTGTTCAACGGCTGGTTTCAATTGGGAGTATCTGTAGTTCTTGGCAGTATTGTTGTTGGTATTATGACCTATCGTTCCGGAGGACGTGTCACGGTCAATCGTGCGACTTATGAGGATTCAAGCAATTCCAGTGTAATTGATCGTCAGGATCGTTACATCCGTACAACCGTAACCAAGCGCAAAATCGAGAAGAACAATAACAACGGTGGAGGAGGCGGCGGTGGAGGTACCTCCCGAGGCGGTCATTCACACAGTGGAAGTAGAGGTTCGTTTTAG
- a CDS encoding PspA/IM30 family protein, which yields MGILSRFRDVMKANVNHMLSRAEDPEKSVNEYMRNLSSDLGQVKAETAAVLSDESRAKRALDECSTEVKKLQRYAEKSAESGDEDKARGFLEKKVKLADKLNELQAAYERASAKAKMMKHMNDKLVADLGKLEARHAELKGRMADAKAQQQANQRNASAGRADAALKAMEDKANQALNEAEALAELRAGAQEDDLDELIAQLERDMNADAGNNESASPSAEEELAAIQEKLKNK from the coding sequence ATGGGAATCTTATCGAGGTTTAGAGACGTGATGAAGGCCAATGTGAACCACATGTTGTCTCGGGCGGAAGACCCGGAGAAAAGTGTGAATGAGTATATGCGCAACCTGAGTAGTGATCTGGGTCAGGTGAAGGCTGAAACGGCAGCGGTGCTGTCGGATGAGAGCCGGGCGAAGCGAGCATTGGATGAGTGCAGCACCGAGGTCAAGAAGTTACAGCGGTATGCGGAAAAATCGGCGGAGTCGGGAGACGAAGATAAGGCACGCGGTTTTCTGGAGAAGAAAGTGAAGCTAGCTGACAAATTGAACGAATTACAGGCTGCCTATGAACGTGCTTCTGCCAAAGCGAAGATGATGAAACATATGAATGATAAACTCGTTGCAGATCTGGGGAAATTGGAGGCGCGGCATGCAGAACTGAAAGGTCGCATGGCAGATGCAAAGGCGCAGCAACAGGCCAACCAACGGAATGCATCTGCGGGCAGAGCTGATGCTGCATTGAAGGCCATGGAAGACAAGGCGAACCAGGCGCTGAATGAAGCAGAGGCTTTGGCAGAACTTCGTGCTGGGGCACAGGAAGATGATTTGGACGAATTAATTGCCCAGTTGGAGAGGGACATGAACGCAGATGCGGGTAATAATGAGAGTGCGTCGCCAAGTGCAGAGGAAGAACTCGCAGCGATTCAGGAAAAGCTGAAGAATAAGTAA
- a CDS encoding ring-cleaving dioxygenase — protein MTMQTAGIHHITAFAGDPQANVDFYAGVLGLRLVKKTINFDAPDVYHLYFGDEHGSPGTIITFFPSAGSPRGKIGGGQVGITSYVIPPGSIGFWQNRLEQYNIEVTKTSRFNEELLQFEDSEGLRLELVEREEGATSTWTHEGIPTDKAIKGFGGAVLFSVNPQRTMDALEKIMGFVRVSENEEYARFRSSGDIGNVVDVPVTRMALGMGGAGTVHHIAWRAKDDEEHAQWSEAVRDYGYQPTPVRDRQYFNAIYFREAGGILFEIATDPPGFAKDEPADSLGQKLMLPEWFEKYRPQIEDNLQPIVVRTLAPATAAN, from the coding sequence ATGACTATGCAAACAGCAGGTATTCACCATATTACAGCTTTCGCAGGAGATCCACAGGCCAACGTTGATTTTTATGCCGGAGTTCTGGGACTTCGTCTCGTGAAAAAAACAATCAACTTCGATGCACCTGATGTGTATCATCTGTACTTTGGAGACGAACACGGAAGCCCGGGTACCATCATTACCTTCTTCCCATCCGCTGGATCACCACGGGGCAAAATTGGCGGAGGTCAGGTCGGTATCACTTCCTATGTCATTCCTCCTGGGTCGATTGGCTTCTGGCAGAATCGGCTGGAACAGTATAACATTGAGGTAACCAAAACAAGTCGTTTCAATGAAGAGCTGCTTCAATTCGAAGATAGCGAAGGCCTGCGGCTTGAGCTTGTTGAACGGGAAGAAGGAGCAACCAGCACTTGGACACACGAAGGGATTCCAACAGATAAAGCGATCAAAGGCTTCGGTGGTGCTGTCCTGTTCAGTGTTAATCCGCAAAGAACGATGGATGCTCTTGAGAAAATCATGGGATTTGTCAGAGTGAGTGAAAATGAAGAGTATGCCCGTTTCCGGTCCAGCGGGGATATCGGTAATGTCGTAGATGTTCCAGTGACCCGTATGGCTCTGGGTATGGGCGGCGCAGGAACCGTGCACCATATTGCATGGCGCGCCAAAGACGATGAAGAGCATGCACAGTGGAGTGAAGCTGTACGTGATTACGGGTACCAACCGACTCCAGTGCGGGATCGTCAGTACTTTAACGCAATCTATTTCAGAGAAGCTGGTGGCATTCTGTTTGAAATTGCTACAGATCCTCCGGGCTTTGCCAAAGATGAACCTGCTGATTCGCTTGGACAAAAATTGATGCTGCCTGAGTGGTTTGAGAAATACCGCCCTCAAATTGAGGACAATCTGCAACCAATTGTGGTAAGAACGCTTGCACCTGCTACAGCTGCGAATTAA
- a CDS encoding sigma-54-dependent transcriptional regulator has translation MRTRVHFIAPYESMIPIIQECIPRFPQLTIQTDVGDLANGVELATQAEKNGAEIIISRGGTAQLIKKAVTIPVIDVQLSGYDMIRSLTLASQFNGQTAIVGFSNITSGAQSIIDLMDLPLKVYTIHSSEDVARLLLELKASGYRQIVGDVITVNTAKTYGLEGLLIQSGQESILRAMEDAQLVYRYLSKNHAISIILNDLVTREHPNLLILNERNEVVFENLTDFEKNPLTDNHMYLTNTSLEFHQSQIQNVFMVDDYQLTVNAYETTLDNKNYKVYMLEKGQPYAFAQFGITTFTDASMEPIVAESPAMQAVLKNIRALYEHHEPIYLLGEADSGKSFLVKHIHQMHSGGGLLLQIDLTQVPPGHLHKIPLAKVRNVEINRMEARIEDPELLSFIQSCLQSRIGVFILGEQTLNPQWSLDLKLNTIMMPNLADRPEDLAPLMQHFLTGYYQKYGTTAVRIKEDALQLIRDQITHMNVNQLKHLIKQAALNEQDYVITTATLSRLLDQQPVSSQMKLSGTLKDIEKEVIQFVLQEENNNQSKAAERLGINRATLWRKLKD, from the coding sequence ATGCGTACACGAGTTCACTTTATTGCTCCCTACGAATCGATGATTCCTATTATACAAGAGTGCATTCCTCGTTTTCCCCAGTTAACCATTCAGACGGACGTGGGCGACTTGGCAAACGGTGTGGAATTAGCAACTCAAGCTGAGAAAAATGGTGCAGAGATTATCATCAGCCGCGGCGGAACCGCCCAACTCATTAAAAAAGCAGTGACCATTCCCGTCATTGATGTGCAGTTATCGGGCTATGATATGATTCGTTCACTTACACTGGCAAGCCAGTTTAACGGCCAAACAGCCATTGTTGGCTTCTCCAACATCACCTCTGGTGCACAATCGATTATTGATCTGATGGATCTGCCCCTCAAGGTCTATACCATACATAGCTCGGAAGATGTGGCACGATTACTCTTGGAGTTGAAAGCTTCCGGGTACCGACAGATTGTCGGAGATGTGATCACCGTCAACACCGCGAAGACCTATGGTCTGGAGGGATTGTTGATCCAATCCGGACAGGAATCCATCCTTAGAGCGATGGAGGATGCGCAGCTGGTCTATCGTTATTTGAGCAAAAATCATGCGATATCTATCATACTGAATGACCTCGTTACACGGGAACATCCCAATTTACTTATTTTAAATGAACGGAATGAAGTTGTATTCGAGAACCTGACCGATTTTGAGAAAAATCCGCTGACCGATAATCACATGTATCTGACCAATACCAGTCTGGAATTTCATCAATCCCAGATCCAAAATGTGTTCATGGTGGACGATTACCAACTCACGGTTAACGCCTATGAAACGACCCTGGATAACAAGAACTACAAGGTATATATGCTGGAAAAAGGACAACCCTATGCCTTTGCACAATTCGGCATAACAACGTTCACGGACGCATCGATGGAGCCCATTGTTGCTGAATCCCCTGCCATGCAGGCGGTATTGAAGAACATTCGGGCACTATACGAGCATCATGAACCGATCTATCTGCTGGGTGAAGCGGATTCCGGTAAATCTTTTCTGGTCAAACACATTCATCAGATGCACTCCGGTGGTGGGCTGCTATTACAGATCGATCTCACGCAAGTTCCGCCCGGTCATTTGCACAAGATACCACTAGCCAAGGTTCGGAATGTAGAGATTAACCGTATGGAAGCACGTATCGAAGATCCCGAGTTGCTCTCTTTTATCCAGAGCTGCCTTCAAAGCCGGATTGGCGTGTTTATACTCGGGGAACAGACCTTGAACCCACAGTGGTCTCTCGACCTGAAGCTTAATACGATCATGATGCCAAATCTTGCGGATAGACCAGAGGATCTGGCTCCACTGATGCAGCATTTCCTAACGGGTTACTACCAGAAATACGGAACTACTGCGGTGAGAATAAAAGAAGATGCACTACAGCTGATCCGGGATCAGATCACACATATGAACGTCAACCAGTTGAAGCATCTGATCAAGCAGGCTGCACTCAATGAACAGGACTATGTAATTACAACGGCTACCTTGTCTCGCTTGCTGGATCAGCAACCTGTTTCAAGCCAAATGAAGTTGAGTGGAACTCTGAAGGACATCGAAAAGGAAGTTATTCAGTTCGTACTCCAGGAGGAAAATAATAATCAATCGAAGGCCGCAGAGCGTCTGGGGATTAACAGGGCCACATTATGGCGTAAACTTAAAGATTAA
- a CDS encoding low temperature requirement protein A, translated as MMEKKVTWLELFYDLLFVAAVSKAGHVLLHAEHGVITFEYLMKFVLIFIPVWWAWVGQTLFINRYGQDILIHRIFLILQLLSVMVMTASLSTHFDQYYLSFFVGYIGSRAFTAIQYLTVHKSKSEHQQQAARYLGICFLIGILISSGSLFFDSWLRYLILYVGIAVDILLPLIGRKNLVKVPVQTHHLLERFALFTLILLGESVVSIIAVLQADHWDMKSILFAAFTSIFVIAMWWQYFDNVEKKVSKEIQTAGQAIIYGHLFIYISMSMIAASIQLLYQNQLNYVFMLGFVFGSTLLYFLSTSLVFHRYRHAHLRLGPRHLAVMVGLLVAFVLVDLVYQVPGYVIMGEEMLFFLVYAKLTT; from the coding sequence ATGATGGAGAAAAAGGTTACCTGGCTGGAGCTGTTTTACGATCTGCTCTTTGTAGCAGCGGTCTCCAAAGCGGGTCATGTCTTGTTACATGCCGAACACGGAGTAATTACGTTTGAATATTTAATGAAGTTTGTGCTTATTTTTATCCCTGTTTGGTGGGCATGGGTCGGTCAGACCTTATTTATTAACCGCTATGGTCAAGATATCCTGATCCATCGAATATTCCTCATCCTTCAGCTCCTGTCCGTGATGGTCATGACGGCGAGTCTCTCTACCCATTTTGACCAATACTACTTGTCTTTCTTCGTGGGTTATATCGGTTCACGGGCTTTTACGGCGATTCAGTATCTGACGGTTCACAAGTCGAAAAGTGAGCATCAACAGCAAGCCGCTCGTTACTTGGGCATCTGTTTCCTCATTGGTATATTGATCTCATCGGGCTCACTATTCTTCGATTCCTGGTTGCGCTACTTGATTTTGTATGTGGGGATTGCCGTTGATATTTTGCTTCCGCTGATCGGACGCAAAAACTTGGTGAAAGTGCCCGTTCAGACCCATCACTTGTTGGAGCGTTTCGCGTTATTTACACTCATCCTGCTGGGTGAATCGGTGGTGAGCATTATCGCTGTGTTGCAAGCCGATCATTGGGATATGAAATCGATTTTGTTTGCCGCCTTTACGTCCATCTTTGTCATTGCGATGTGGTGGCAGTACTTCGACAACGTGGAGAAAAAGGTCAGCAAAGAGATCCAGACTGCCGGGCAAGCGATCATATACGGTCATCTGTTCATCTACATCTCCATGAGTATGATCGCTGCTTCAATTCAGCTGTTATATCAGAATCAGTTAAACTATGTGTTCATGCTAGGGTTTGTATTTGGATCAACGCTGTTGTATTTCTTGTCGACTTCCCTTGTGTTCCACCGCTACAGACACGCACATCTGCGGCTGGGCCCGCGTCATCTGGCGGTCATGGTAGGGTTGCTGGTGGCATTTGTCCTTGTGGATCTGGTCTACCAGGTACCGGGTTATGTCATCATGGGCGAAGAAATGTTATTCTTCCTGGTGTATGCGAAACTTACAACTTGA
- a CDS encoding four-carbon acid sugar kinase family protein, with protein MKLAIIADDLTGANDSGVQLARHGLKTSVLFNIDEGPLTRYDAVVFDTDSRSISSQEAYDRVYQAAELLTNNGFETIFKKMDSTMRGNIGIEIDAVYDVVKPDFMMIAPGYPKNNRTILEGIHYLNGVPLADTEIAHDPKTPVTISYLPDLLKQQTKYEVGEITVADLEAGQNHIRTKLEQLKTKNIPYVMVDSTEERHLELILQMTRELEYTFTWAGSAGIANYLPAHYKLESRAASLDIPENPGPILTVVGSVNKNSREQLHRLMRKSRVASVSFHSFKAVSATADRAEEMERVYNEVRDKALEGQDVVLYSTAEQVDIELARATGEIRGLNHTEVSNEIVLAMGEICARLLEEGVFKGVSMTGGDTAKQICLKWNISGFELLDELEIGVPISKFIGIDDLHVITKAGGFGKPDVFIHAIQKLKGGILV; from the coding sequence ATGAAATTAGCCATTATTGCAGATGATTTGACCGGTGCCAATGACAGCGGGGTGCAGCTTGCCCGTCACGGCTTGAAGACCAGTGTTCTTTTTAATATAGATGAAGGCCCTCTTACACGTTACGATGCCGTCGTCTTTGATACAGATAGTCGTTCCATATCCTCGCAGGAAGCGTATGACCGTGTATATCAGGCTGCTGAATTGCTGACGAACAACGGATTTGAGACGATTTTCAAAAAAATGGACTCCACCATGCGCGGTAATATCGGCATCGAGATTGATGCTGTATATGATGTCGTAAAGCCGGACTTTATGATGATTGCCCCGGGTTATCCAAAAAATAACCGGACGATATTGGAAGGAATCCATTACCTGAACGGCGTTCCGCTGGCAGATACTGAAATTGCCCATGATCCGAAGACACCTGTAACGATTTCCTACCTTCCGGACTTGTTGAAACAACAGACCAAGTACGAAGTTGGCGAGATCACCGTCGCCGATCTGGAAGCCGGGCAGAATCATATTCGCACTAAGCTAGAGCAGTTGAAAACAAAGAATATCCCGTATGTAATGGTGGACTCCACCGAAGAAAGACATCTGGAACTGATTCTGCAGATGACTCGCGAGTTGGAGTATACGTTTACTTGGGCAGGTTCGGCGGGCATTGCCAATTACCTCCCCGCACATTACAAGTTGGAATCCAGGGCTGCGTCACTTGATATCCCGGAGAATCCCGGTCCAATCCTAACGGTGGTTGGCAGCGTGAACAAAAACTCCCGAGAGCAGCTGCATCGCTTGATGCGCAAGTCCCGCGTAGCTTCAGTCTCCTTCCATTCCTTCAAAGCGGTATCCGCAACCGCAGACCGCGCGGAAGAGATGGAACGTGTCTATAACGAGGTTCGAGACAAAGCGCTGGAAGGACAAGATGTTGTCCTCTACTCCACCGCTGAACAGGTGGATATCGAACTGGCACGAGCAACGGGCGAAATTCGCGGTCTCAATCACACGGAAGTCAGCAACGAGATTGTACTTGCGATGGGTGAGATCTGTGCCAGACTGCTGGAAGAAGGAGTGTTCAAAGGGGTATCCATGACCGGCGGTGATACAGCAAAACAAATCTGTCTGAAATGGAATATTAGCGGCTTCGAGTTGCTGGATGAGCTTGAAATCGGCGTGCCGATCTCCAAGTTTATAGGGATTGATGATCTGCATGTGATTACCAAAGCAGGCGGATTCGGTAAACCGGATGTCTTTATCCATGCGATTCAAAAATTAAAAGGGGGTATTCTCGTATGA